In a genomic window of Saprospiraceae bacterium:
- a CDS encoding osmoprotectant transporter permease — translation MTYFWILWGFVAVIALVVLYFFFIGLADGSVSATNMGLWMAMLGVVAAILLGSLWLKSQERLGLAKGVLYILAVPGFLYLLFLLLVIIGKPRWN, via the coding sequence ATGACTTACTTCTGGATACTTTGGGGCTTCGTCGCCGTCATCGCCCTCGTGGTGCTCTACTTCTTCTTCATCGGTCTGGCCGACGGCTCGGTCTCTGCCACCAATATGGGCCTGTGGATGGCAATGTTGGGCGTGGTGGCCGCAATTTTGTTGGGCAGCTTGTGGCTCAAATCGCAGGAGCGTCTCGGCTTGGCCAAAGGCGTGTTATACATCCTCGCCGTGCCGGGATTTTTGTACCTGTTGTTCCTGTTGCTTGTAATCATCGGCAAGCCGAGGTGGAACTGA
- a CDS encoding class I SAM-dependent methyltransferase produces the protein MNLRWRIAQFFEIRWWQRYLGKHDKSAYLDWKRHYWQSFLEKSGLVVPPNAVVLDVGCGPAGIFMVLDSRTVDALDPLLARYEKKLSHFRRADYPRVRFFDAPLETFFPEKQYDFVLCLNALNHVADLPRCLERLAALVKPNGILALSIDAHHHAWLKHLFRLVPADVLHPHQYDLAEYRAMLERQGFIIKQTLLVKKGLVFDYQLLVAENS, from the coding sequence ATGAACCTTCGCTGGCGCATTGCCCAATTTTTTGAAATTCGATGGTGGCAACGCTATCTTGGGAAACACGACAAATCGGCCTATTTGGATTGGAAACGCCATTATTGGCAGTCTTTTTTGGAAAAAAGCGGGCTTGTTGTTCCTCCCAACGCCGTCGTGCTTGATGTCGGCTGCGGCCCTGCGGGCATCTTCATGGTACTCGATTCCCGGACGGTGGACGCGCTCGACCCGCTGCTTGCTCGTTACGAAAAAAAACTCTCGCATTTCCGACGAGCCGACTATCCGCGGGTGCGCTTTTTCGATGCGCCGCTCGAAACATTCTTTCCCGAAAAACAATACGACTTCGTTCTTTGCCTCAACGCGCTCAATCACGTCGCCGACTTGCCACGTTGTCTCGAACGGCTGGCCGCGCTTGTCAAACCAAACGGTATTCTCGCGCTTTCCATTGACGCTCACCATCACGCATGGCTCAAACATCTCTTTCGCCTCGTGCCTGCTGACGTTTTGCACCCTCACCAATACGACTTGGCGGAATACCGCGCCATGCTCGAACGTCAGGGGTTCATTATCAAACAGACGTTGCTGGTGAAAAAAGGGTTGGTTTTTGATTATCAGTTGCTCGTGGCGGAAAATTCATAA
- a CDS encoding SusD/RagB family nutrient-binding outer membrane lipoprotein, whose translation MKNIKIWLMLAVIVLSSGCDKDFDAINTNPNLPENVPLTNVLISGISQGVRRTHGASMNMTYAGLWAQHYAKIQYIDEDYYDFRPDAFDAHWQGLYTGPLADLQAILDRAPNPSNMYAAALTMKCYYFSIITDMWGNVPYTEALNLERAVKPKYDTQADIYAGLVADLKTAANMFGQSDALGVGDIIYGGDTGKWKKFANSLRARLLNRAKHKNAAFATELQALLNNPADLIASNSENARITYPDATVNSNPIYSNKYNDGRNDHAVSKTLVDLMATDPRLPVYAEVNNAGIYVGQPNGTVEPNPFSAVSSIGKAFRDNPAAPSWLMTYSEVLFIIAEAKNDKQAYLDAIAASCAQHGITADSDFLNAAGAQYDTDPLPAVITQKWIALFGNGCEAYSEFRRTGFPSTVVEVPGSIHPGKGVPRRFGYPVSETGNNKANLESAIQAQNIDNTGLFGNKMWWAL comes from the coding sequence ATGAAAAATATAAAAATCTGGTTGATGCTCGCAGTCATCGTGCTTTCCAGCGGCTGCGACAAAGACTTTGATGCCATCAATACCAACCCAAACCTCCCTGAAAACGTGCCCCTCACCAATGTCCTGATTTCGGGCATCTCGCAAGGCGTGCGCCGCACGCACGGTGCCAGTATGAACATGACCTACGCCGGGCTATGGGCACAGCATTACGCCAAAATCCAGTACATTGACGAGGACTACTACGATTTCCGGCCTGATGCTTTCGATGCTCACTGGCAAGGGCTGTACACAGGCCCGCTCGCCGACTTGCAAGCCATTCTCGACAGAGCGCCCAACCCGAGCAATATGTACGCGGCAGCACTGACGATGAAGTGCTACTACTTTTCCATTATCACCGACATGTGGGGCAACGTGCCCTACACGGAGGCACTCAATTTGGAAAGAGCCGTGAAGCCCAAGTACGACACACAAGCCGACATCTACGCTGGCTTGGTAGCGGATCTGAAAACGGCTGCCAATATGTTCGGCCAATCTGATGCACTCGGAGTGGGCGACATCATATACGGGGGCGACACGGGAAAATGGAAAAAATTCGCCAACTCCCTTCGCGCACGCCTGCTTAACCGCGCCAAGCACAAAAACGCTGCCTTCGCCACCGAGCTGCAAGCACTGCTCAACAACCCCGCCGACTTGATTGCCAGCAACAGCGAAAACGCCCGCATCACCTACCCAGATGCCACCGTCAACTCAAACCCCATATACTCGAACAAGTACAACGATGGCCGCAACGACCACGCCGTGTCAAAAACACTCGTTGACCTAATGGCGACCGACCCGCGCCTGCCAGTATATGCAGAAGTCAACAACGCTGGCATTTATGTCGGGCAACCCAATGGCACCGTCGAGCCCAATCCATTCTCGGCAGTGTCCTCAATCGGGAAAGCCTTCCGCGACAACCCGGCAGCACCATCTTGGCTGATGACCTACTCGGAAGTCCTGTTCATCATCGCAGAGGCCAAAAATGACAAGCAGGCCTACTTGGATGCCATCGCTGCCTCCTGTGCGCAGCATGGCATCACCGCCGATTCCGATTTTCTTAATGCAGCGGGTGCCCAATATGACACAGACCCACTACCCGCGGTCATCACCCAAAAATGGATTGCGCTGTTTGGGAATGGCTGTGAGGCGTATTCAGAATTCCGCCGCACCGGCTTCCCCTCCACCGTCGTAGAGGTGCCGGGCAGCATCCACCCCGGCAAAGGCGTGCCACGTCGCTTTGGCTATCCTGTCAGCGAAACGGGCAACAACAAAGCCAACCTTGAAAGCGCCATCCAAGCCCAAAACATTGACAACACCGGGCTTTTTGGCAATAAAATGTGGTGGGCGCTGTAA
- a CDS encoding DUF4956 domain-containing protein produces MIEVYQNLSVFPTSSTDVLANLLVSLICGLLLSIVYRLTYRGPSYSVTFVNSLVLLSIIAAIVVMVIGNNIARAFGLVGAMSIIRFRTAIRDTMDLVFIFLSLALGMACGVGLSAVAISGTLMAGLVVIALTFTHFGAPRRRHFLLQIIHHSSEQNDLSQPLARFCRSLKLVSLKNIGLEDLTESNYHITLRDARKTEEMVRALRQTPGVQQVNVFFDEDDYNPPTM; encoded by the coding sequence ATGATTGAAGTATATCAAAACCTGTCCGTGTTCCCCACCTCGTCCACCGACGTGTTGGCCAATCTGTTGGTGTCGCTGATTTGCGGGCTGCTGCTCTCGATAGTGTATCGGCTCACATACAGGGGGCCGTCCTACTCGGTCACGTTCGTCAATTCGTTGGTGCTCTTGAGCATTATAGCGGCTATTGTGGTCATGGTAATCGGCAACAACATTGCGCGGGCTTTTGGGCTGGTGGGTGCCATGTCCATCATACGCTTTCGCACCGCCATCCGCGACACGATGGACTTGGTGTTCATCTTCTTGTCGCTCGCGCTCGGCATGGCCTGTGGGGTAGGGCTAAGCGCGGTAGCCATTTCGGGTACTTTGATGGCAGGTTTGGTGGTGATTGCGCTCACGTTCACGCATTTTGGCGCGCCCCGCCGGAGACATTTTTTATTGCAAATCATTCACCACTCGTCCGAGCAAAATGACCTTTCGCAACCCCTCGCCCGTTTTTGCCGAAGTCTGAAATTGGTCAGTTTGAAAAACATCGGACTCGAAGACCTCACAGAGAGCAACTACCACATCACGCTCCGCGATGCGCGAAAAACAGAGGAGATGGTACGCGCTCTCCGCCAGACTCCCGGCGTGCAGCAGGTCAATGTCTTTTTTGACGAGGACGATTACAATCCGCCCACGATGTGA
- a CDS encoding polyphosphate polymerase domain-containing protein, with protein sequence MRYEFKYLVPVEQYESLRGAVLPFLRPDGFAAMQPDGRYTVRSIYFDTPGFEMYHTKVDGVAHRMKVRLRGYNRGDASSRVFMEIKRKYESPILKNRCEAPYRAVLQLFKRQPLDGLHDVLSDPDNARRFFYQILSRNLRPVVNVIYEREPYLGIHFNPENDFRLTFDLHLRSVAYPSVEKLFHESGTQFAFPGFFIMEVKFNRYCPAWIKPMLEDFQLRKEPASKYVGAINANPFIKPSRFNDAFAKSAFL encoded by the coding sequence ATGCGTTACGAATTCAAATACTTAGTCCCGGTCGAGCAATACGAGTCGCTGCGTGGCGCGGTGTTGCCTTTTCTGCGTCCCGATGGCTTTGCCGCCATGCAGCCGGATGGGCGGTACACGGTGCGCAGCATTTACTTCGACACGCCGGGTTTTGAGATGTACCACACCAAAGTGGATGGCGTGGCCCACCGCATGAAAGTGCGGCTGCGGGGCTACAACCGGGGCGATGCGTCGAGTCGTGTTTTCATGGAAATAAAGCGCAAGTACGAAAGCCCCATCCTGAAAAACCGTTGCGAAGCGCCTTACCGAGCCGTGTTGCAGCTATTCAAAAGGCAGCCGCTCGATGGGCTTCACGATGTGCTGAGCGACCCGGACAATGCCCGCCGTTTTTTTTACCAGATTTTGAGCCGCAACCTGCGCCCAGTAGTGAATGTGATTTACGAGCGTGAGCCATACCTCGGCATTCATTTCAACCCGGAAAACGACTTCCGGCTTACGTTCGATTTGCACCTGCGCAGCGTTGCCTATCCCTCGGTGGAAAAGTTGTTTCACGAATCGGGGACACAGTTTGCCTTTCCCGGCTTTTTCATCATGGAAGTAAAATTCAACCGCTATTGCCCTGCTTGGATAAAACCCATGTTGGAGGATTTTCAACTGCGCAAGGAACCGGCCTCCAAATATGTGGGAGCTATCAACGCCAACCCATTCATCAAGCCCAGTCGCTTCAACGATGCTTTCGCCAAAAGCGCATTTTTGTAA
- the lipA gene encoding lipoyl synthase, with product MLELPIVENKTDAASKRQRPDWLKVRLPMGENYRNVRGIVDEFKLHTICQSGSCPNMGECWGAGTATFMILGNVCTRSCSFCAVKTGRPTEYDEDEPRRVAEAIWLMQVKHAVITSVNRDELKDRGAEIWYQTVRAVKERCPKTTIETLIPDTKGNWEALERMISAGQEVVSHNMETVPRLYRKVRPQAKYERSLEQIRRIKHHGKRTKTGIMVGLGETPEEVYQTMDDLVAHGCDILTIGQYLQPTKMHLEVAEFIHPDLFAEYREIGLQKGFKYVESGPLVRSSYHAERHVF from the coding sequence ATGCTCGAACTTCCCATCGTCGAAAATAAAACGGACGCAGCTTCCAAGCGTCAACGCCCCGACTGGCTCAAGGTGCGCCTGCCGATGGGCGAGAACTACCGCAACGTGCGCGGTATCGTGGACGAGTTCAAACTCCACACTATATGCCAAAGCGGGAGCTGCCCCAATATGGGTGAGTGTTGGGGGGCTGGCACCGCGACTTTTATGATTTTGGGCAATGTCTGCACCCGCTCTTGCTCCTTTTGTGCCGTCAAGACAGGCCGACCCACCGAATACGATGAGGATGAACCCCGCCGCGTGGCCGAAGCGATATGGCTCATGCAGGTGAAACACGCCGTCATCACCTCCGTCAATCGCGACGAGCTAAAAGACCGAGGCGCCGAAATCTGGTATCAGACCGTCAGGGCCGTGAAAGAACGCTGCCCCAAAACGACCATCGAAACGCTCATCCCTGACACGAAAGGCAACTGGGAGGCGCTGGAACGCATGATTTCGGCGGGGCAAGAGGTAGTGAGCCACAACATGGAAACTGTGCCGCGCCTCTATCGAAAAGTGCGCCCGCAAGCCAAGTACGAGCGCAGCCTCGAACAGATACGGCGCATCAAGCACCACGGCAAACGCACCAAAACTGGCATCATGGTCGGCCTCGGCGAAACACCCGAAGAAGTATATCAGACCATGGACGACCTCGTGGCGCACGGTTGCGATATTCTCACCATCGGCCAATATCTCCAACCCACCAAAATGCATTTGGAGGTGGCCGAGTTCATACACCCCGATTTATTCGCCGAATACAGGGAAATTGGCCTTCAAAAAGGCTTCAAGTATGTGGAGAGCGGGCCGCTGGTGCGGTCGAGCTATCATGCGGAGCGGCATGTTTTCTGA
- a CDS encoding SusC/RagA family TonB-linked outer membrane protein, producing MKRLLTTLWLVLAAVTMTLAQRAITGTVTGDDGEPLIGATVRAKDAPVGTLTDGSGRFAINVPNETTTLVFTYTGYNAQEVPLGTSNVVDVLMISGLALEETVVTALGVTREKKSLAYSVQQLEGDQLLQARDPNLVNSLSGKIAGVNVISSSGNVGSSSRIVIRGNTSIGNDNQPLFVVNGIPMDNRSPSSGNSQYGGVDFGNAIQDINPDDIESISVLKGPNAAALYGARGANGVVMITTKTGKTAKKGLGVSYTGDIGFSNPFRLPKYQNKFGQGLGLQFSYVDGTGNGLYDGFDESWGPSFDPNISQNDGVDNDGNGLVDEPGEGQFFDQFTGKQQPWVARPDNVRNIFETGIAFTNSVAITAAGDKSHGRFSFTNFDQKGMVPNTDLKRNIFNLGFGMQLNEKISLDGNATYTALRSDNRPGIGYAGDNVLQQTIWVGRQVDWDYLRANYNNRDEFGRVVNWNHNYQNNPYFTLYNNTKPQRRDRTNGFIALNYQILPWLKAMGRVGTDYYNDNREIRYEKETTDYPNGYFQTLNYVFQETNTDFLLTADKYFSDAFSITATVGAVRREGRFSSNTTTANALVVPGLFNFSNADGDVNVSQRLERLRVNSLLGNISFGFFNFIYLDVAGRNDWSSTLPAANRSYFYPSTNLSLVLSEKLRIPGINYLKLRGGFAEAGKDTDPYRLLPTFAPNAPWGGVPSYTVPNSLPNNNLKPEKARSIEAGLELAAFKNRLRLDVTYYNTDNINQIIGLNASSTTGFSSRVTNAGTINNKGVEVQFGITPIKSRNFTWDIDINWAKNTSLVKDLEVDGERVDEITLNTNWGLRLVAREGEPYGVLVGRRVKRAPDGQLIVNPNTGRPMLDVDANGNNTNFVLGTITPDWVGGIRNSFTWKGLTLSGLIDMRQGSDLFSVTYIFGRYAGVLEESLEGRNTLDEIKNGYNFGGVVDNGDGTFKPNEKLQSAEQWNADFYSFRHDRGVFDASFIKLRELTLAYDLPKAWFQNTFIGGLRIAAYGRNLALLKSNVPHIDPETAFDNSTAMQGIEFGQLPSARTYGLTINANF from the coding sequence ATGAAGCGACTACTCACAACCTTATGGTTGGTGCTCGCAGCTGTCACCATGACACTTGCACAGCGCGCCATCACTGGCACCGTCACCGGCGATGATGGCGAACCACTCATCGGCGCCACTGTTCGCGCCAAAGATGCCCCAGTCGGCACTCTGACGGATGGTTCCGGGCGTTTTGCCATCAACGTTCCGAACGAAACCACCACCCTTGTTTTCACCTACACAGGCTACAACGCTCAGGAGGTGCCCCTCGGGACCTCCAATGTGGTGGATGTGCTGATGATTTCAGGACTTGCACTGGAAGAAACCGTCGTCACGGCATTGGGCGTGACCCGCGAAAAAAAATCGCTGGCTTATTCCGTGCAACAATTGGAAGGCGACCAACTCCTCCAAGCCCGTGACCCCAACCTTGTGAACTCTCTTTCCGGCAAAATCGCTGGTGTCAACGTTATTAGCTCATCGGGCAACGTGGGTTCCTCCTCGCGTATCGTGATTCGTGGCAACACCTCTATCGGCAATGACAACCAACCCTTGTTTGTGGTGAACGGCATTCCGATGGACAACCGCAGCCCGAGCTCAGGCAACTCGCAGTACGGCGGGGTTGACTTCGGCAACGCCATTCAGGACATCAATCCCGACGACATCGAGAGCATCTCAGTGCTGAAAGGCCCGAACGCAGCGGCACTTTACGGCGCGCGTGGTGCCAATGGTGTGGTGATGATAACCACCAAGACAGGCAAAACGGCCAAAAAGGGCTTGGGTGTTTCTTACACAGGCGACATTGGTTTCTCCAACCCATTCCGTCTGCCCAAGTATCAGAACAAATTCGGACAAGGCCTTGGGCTACAATTTAGCTATGTGGATGGCACCGGCAACGGCCTGTACGATGGTTTCGACGAAAGCTGGGGGCCATCGTTCGACCCCAACATCAGCCAAAACGACGGCGTTGACAACGACGGCAACGGATTGGTGGACGAACCGGGCGAAGGGCAGTTCTTCGACCAATTCACCGGGAAACAACAGCCTTGGGTCGCCCGGCCCGACAACGTGCGGAACATCTTCGAGACAGGCATCGCATTCACGAACAGCGTCGCCATCACCGCCGCTGGCGACAAATCGCACGGGCGTTTTTCGTTTACCAATTTCGACCAAAAAGGCATGGTGCCCAACACAGATTTGAAGCGCAACATCTTCAACCTCGGGTTTGGGATGCAACTCAACGAGAAAATCTCTCTCGACGGCAACGCCACCTACACGGCGCTCCGCTCCGACAACCGTCCGGGCATCGGATACGCCGGCGACAACGTCCTGCAACAAACCATCTGGGTGGGTCGGCAGGTGGACTGGGACTATCTCCGTGCCAACTACAACAACCGCGACGAGTTTGGTAGAGTCGTGAACTGGAACCACAACTATCAGAACAACCCCTATTTCACACTCTACAACAACACCAAACCGCAGCGCCGCGACCGCACCAACGGCTTCATCGCGTTGAACTACCAGATACTCCCCTGGCTCAAAGCAATGGGCCGTGTAGGCACGGACTACTATAATGACAATCGGGAAATCCGCTACGAAAAGGAAACCACCGACTACCCGAACGGGTATTTCCAGACACTCAACTATGTGTTTCAGGAGACCAATACCGACTTCCTGCTCACCGCAGACAAGTATTTCTCCGATGCCTTCTCCATCACCGCGACGGTGGGCGCCGTGCGCCGCGAAGGGCGATTTAGCTCCAACACCACCACTGCCAACGCACTGGTGGTGCCGGGCCTGTTCAACTTCTCCAACGCCGACGGCGACGTGAACGTGAGCCAGCGCCTCGAACGCCTCCGCGTCAATTCACTATTGGGCAACATCTCTTTCGGCTTCTTCAACTTCATCTACCTTGATGTGGCAGGTCGAAACGACTGGTCGTCCACACTGCCCGCCGCCAACCGCAGCTATTTCTACCCTTCCACCAACCTTAGCCTTGTATTGTCGGAAAAACTGCGCATACCCGGCATCAATTACCTGAAACTGCGCGGGGGCTTTGCCGAAGCGGGCAAAGACACCGACCCTTACCGACTGTTGCCGACGTTCGCTCCCAATGCACCCTGGGGCGGGGTGCCATCCTACACCGTGCCCAATTCTTTGCCCAACAACAACTTAAAGCCCGAAAAAGCAAGGTCAATAGAGGCCGGTTTGGAATTGGCAGCCTTCAAAAACCGCCTGCGCTTGGATGTGACATACTACAACACGGACAACATCAACCAAATTATTGGTTTGAACGCATCCTCGACCACCGGTTTCTCCAGCCGTGTCACCAATGCAGGCACCATTAACAATAAAGGTGTGGAAGTGCAATTTGGCATCACTCCCATCAAAAGCAGAAACTTTACTTGGGACATTGACATCAACTGGGCGAAAAACACCTCATTGGTCAAAGACCTCGAAGTGGATGGAGAACGAGTGGACGAAATCACACTCAACACCAACTGGGGGCTTCGACTCGTGGCCCGTGAAGGCGAGCCTTACGGCGTGCTGGTGGGCCGTCGCGTGAAACGTGCTCCCGACGGTCAGCTCATCGTGAACCCCAATACTGGCAGACCAATGCTCGACGTGGATGCCAACGGCAACAACACCAACTTCGTGCTGGGCACCATCACACCCGATTGGGTAGGCGGCATCCGCAACTCATTTACTTGGAAAGGCCTCACGCTGAGCGGCTTGATAGATATGCGCCAAGGCTCCGACCTATTCTCCGTGACCTACATCTTTGGGCGCTACGCAGGCGTGCTGGAAGAATCGCTCGAAGGACGCAACACCTTGGATGAAATCAAGAACGGATACAACTTCGGCGGTGTGGTGGACAACGGCGACGGCACGTTCAAGCCCAACGAAAAACTGCAAAGCGCCGAGCAATGGAACGCAGACTTCTACAGCTTCCGCCACGACCGCGGCGTGTTTGATGCCTCGTTCATCAAACTCCGCGAACTGACGCTGGCCTACGACCTGCCGAAAGCCTGGTTCCAAAACACCTTCATCGGTGGGCTAAGGATAGCCGCTTATGGTCGCAACCTCGCATTGCTCAAGTCCAACGTGCCGCACATTGACCCCGAAACAGCGTTCGACAACAGCACGGCTATGCAAGGCATCGAGTTCGGACAGCTGCCGTCGGCGCGGACTTACGGCCTGACCATCAACGCCAACTTCTAA
- a CDS encoding ABC transporter permease, producing the protein MLSTYLKLALRNLSNNRLYSAINILGLAVGIAACLLIFRIVHYELSFNKHFRHYDRIVRVVTEVHSPTEGTGYTTGIPIPAMDAIQTTVPQFEQYARIKEIWPTITVPDATGGTTTRKFNTDDQHELGIFAEPAFFKIFDWQWLAGDPETALDEPGYVVLTQKMAEKCFDTWQAALGKTLLMDNAVLLTVKGVVANAPDNTNFPFHLMASYETLKKNTNRYFYGNDWGSTSSNDQVFALLHDAGQLAAAGEVLATVGQAEYKKENPNFSKKHRLQRLADLHYDDRFGINGSHVISKSRLWVLSLVGVLILVMACFNFINLATALAARRAREVGVRKTLGGNHSQLVRQFMGETTLIVFIAVALGAVLASLSVPMLKHISEVPSSQPFFSNLAVWAFLAVVLVVVSFCSGFYPALVLAGFNPIKALKNNTNPSGAGGGSLRKSLVVLQFAIAQALIIGTLVTISQLDYIRKMDLGFQPDLVYTVQVDNDSISRPRFETFKQKLLQLPGVESVSLGNDPPASSNYWQSNFALGRGADDALFNTSIKYCDPDYFKTYSLQLETGRILQPSDTMREVVVNQTLLRKLGIQDANEVLGKELRLGGSKWLEVVGVVKDFNSHSLHQTLEPIVMLTRKEFYNVAGAKIRPENMTATVAAIQKTFDETFPEQVYDGAFLDESIADFYRSEQRFSLTCKGFAVLAIFISCLGLFGLASLIAVQKTKEIGIRKVLGASVGSVVGLLSRDFLLLVLVAFVVAAPVAWWGMSSWLQDFAFRVSIGWGLFAITGVLALMVAMVAISFQALRAALVNPVESLRSE; encoded by the coding sequence ATGCTTTCGACCTATCTAAAACTTGCCCTTCGCAACCTTTCCAACAACCGGCTCTACTCGGCCATCAATATTCTCGGTCTGGCCGTAGGCATCGCCGCGTGTCTGCTCATTTTTCGCATCGTACACTACGAGCTGAGTTTCAACAAACACTTCCGTCACTACGACCGCATCGTGCGCGTGGTGACGGAAGTGCACAGCCCCACCGAAGGCACTGGCTACACGACGGGCATCCCCATCCCGGCTATGGATGCCATCCAAACCACGGTGCCACAATTCGAGCAATATGCACGCATCAAGGAAATCTGGCCCACCATCACCGTGCCGGATGCAACGGGCGGCACGACCACCCGCAAATTCAACACGGACGACCAACACGAATTGGGCATTTTCGCGGAGCCTGCTTTTTTCAAAATTTTTGATTGGCAGTGGTTGGCTGGCGACCCCGAAACGGCGCTCGACGAGCCCGGCTATGTGGTGCTGACGCAGAAAATGGCGGAAAAATGCTTCGACACTTGGCAGGCCGCACTCGGCAAAACACTCCTCATGGACAACGCCGTGCTGCTCACGGTGAAGGGCGTGGTGGCCAACGCGCCCGACAACACCAACTTCCCCTTCCATTTGATGGCATCGTACGAAACCCTGAAAAAGAACACGAACAGGTACTTCTACGGCAATGATTGGGGCAGCACCAGCAGCAACGACCAAGTCTTCGCCTTGCTGCACGACGCAGGGCAGTTGGCGGCAGCTGGCGAAGTGTTGGCCACCGTCGGTCAAGCAGAGTACAAAAAGGAGAACCCCAATTTTAGCAAGAAGCATCGGCTGCAACGGCTCGCCGACCTGCACTACGACGACCGTTTTGGCATCAACGGCAGCCATGTCATCAGCAAAAGCCGCCTATGGGTGCTGTCGCTGGTGGGGGTGCTGATTCTCGTCATGGCCTGTTTCAATTTTATCAATTTGGCAACGGCCTTAGCTGCGCGACGGGCGAGAGAGGTGGGTGTGCGCAAAACACTCGGCGGCAATCACAGCCAATTAGTGCGGCAGTTCATGGGCGAGACCACGCTGATTGTGTTCATCGCGGTGGCGTTGGGAGCGGTGTTGGCATCCTTGTCGGTGCCGATGCTGAAGCATATTTCGGAAGTGCCGTCCTCGCAGCCGTTCTTTTCCAATCTGGCGGTCTGGGCTTTCCTTGCGGTAGTGTTGGTCGTGGTGAGTTTTTGCTCTGGATTTTATCCCGCATTGGTGTTGGCTGGCTTCAACCCCATCAAAGCCCTGAAAAACAACACCAATCCCAGTGGAGCTGGTGGCGGCTCCCTCCGCAAATCATTGGTCGTATTGCAGTTCGCCATCGCACAGGCATTGATTATCGGCACGCTCGTCACCATTAGCCAATTGGACTACATCCGCAAGATGGATTTGGGCTTCCAGCCGGACTTGGTCTATACCGTCCAAGTGGACAACGACTCCATCAGCAGACCGCGTTTTGAGACTTTCAAACAAAAACTGCTGCAACTGCCCGGCGTGGAGTCGGTGAGCCTCGGCAACGACCCGCCCGCTTCCAGCAACTATTGGCAAAGCAATTTCGCCTTGGGGCGAGGCGCGGACGACGCGCTGTTCAACACTTCGATAAAATACTGCGACCCCGACTATTTCAAGACTTATAGCCTGCAACTGGAAACCGGGCGCATTCTTCAGCCCAGCGACACCATGCGGGAAGTGGTGGTCAATCAGACCCTGCTGCGAAAACTCGGCATACAGGATGCCAACGAGGTGTTGGGCAAGGAACTCCGCCTCGGCGGAAGCAAGTGGCTGGAGGTGGTGGGTGTGGTGAAAGATTTCAATTCGCACTCGCTGCACCAAACGCTGGAACCCATCGTGATGCTTACCCGCAAGGAATTCTACAACGTGGCGGGGGCAAAAATCCGCCCCGAAAACATGACTGCCACCGTCGCCGCCATCCAAAAAACGTTCGATGAGACCTTCCCCGAACAAGTGTACGACGGAGCCTTTCTGGACGAGTCCATAGCCGATTTTTATCGCAGTGAGCAACGTTTTTCCTTGACGTGCAAGGGCTTCGCGGTGCTGGCGATTTTCATCTCTTGTTTGGGCTTGTTTGGGCTGGCCTCGCTGATAGCCGTGCAAAAGACCAAGGAAATCGGCATTCGCAAGGTGCTGGGCGCGTCGGTCGGTTCGGTGGTAGGGCTGCTGAGCCGCGACTTTTTGCTCTTGGTGCTGGTCGCTTTTGTCGTGGCCGCGCCAGTAGCTTGGTGGGGCATGAGCAGCTGGCTGCAGGATTTTGCGTTTCGGGTGAGCATCGGGTGGGGCTTGTTTGCCATCACGGGCGTTTTGGCGCTGATGGTGGCGATGGTGGCCATCAGTTTTCAAGCGTTGCGGGCGGCACTGGTCAACCCCGTGGAATCGCTGCGCAGCGAGTGA